The following are from one region of the Hydrogenophaga sp. BPS33 genome:
- the pssA gene encoding CDP-diacylglycerol--serine O-phosphatidyltransferase, which translates to MHDGTEPHMTQHEERPRRPKGIYMLPNMITLAALFGGFYSVVMAMNGRFDLATVGIFVAMVLDSLDGRVARMTNTQSAFGEQMDSLSDMVSFGAAPALIAYEWTLRDIGRWGWIAAFVYCACAALRLARFNVNTGVVDKRYFQGLPSPAAAALVAGFIWLMTELEIAPQDVTWPMFVITLYTGLTMVTNVPFYSFKDLSLKKSVPFAAIVLVALGIAVINIHPPTVLFALFVVYGLSGYAVYCWRKAKGKPTSVISTSTDEPDERGLHDD; encoded by the coding sequence ATGCACGATGGAACAGAACCGCACATGACGCAACACGAGGAACGCCCGCGGCGTCCCAAGGGCATCTACATGTTGCCCAACATGATCACACTGGCTGCGCTGTTCGGCGGCTTCTATTCCGTGGTCATGGCCATGAACGGCCGCTTCGATCTGGCGACCGTCGGGATTTTTGTGGCCATGGTGCTCGACAGCCTGGATGGGCGCGTGGCGCGCATGACCAATACCCAGAGCGCCTTTGGCGAACAGATGGATTCCCTGTCCGACATGGTGTCCTTCGGCGCGGCGCCGGCGCTGATTGCCTACGAGTGGACGCTGCGCGACATTGGCCGCTGGGGATGGATTGCGGCGTTCGTCTATTGCGCCTGTGCGGCATTGCGACTGGCGCGCTTCAATGTCAACACCGGGGTGGTGGACAAGCGCTATTTCCAGGGCTTGCCATCGCCGGCTGCTGCTGCCCTGGTGGCGGGTTTCATCTGGCTCATGACCGAGCTGGAGATCGCGCCGCAGGACGTGACCTGGCCCATGTTCGTCATCACGCTCTACACCGGCCTGACCATGGTCACCAACGTGCCGTTCTACAGCTTCAAGGACCTGAGCCTGAAGAAGAGCGTGCCGTTCGCGGCCATCGTGCTGGTGGCGTTGGGGATCGCGGTCATCAACATCCACCCGCCCACCGTGCTGTTCGCGCTGTTCGTGGTGTATGGCCTTTCGGGGTACGCGGTGTACTGCTGGCGCAAGGCCAAGGGGAAACCCACCAGCGTGATCAGCACCTCCACCGATGAGCCCGATGAACGCGGTCTGCACGACGATTGA
- the ilvC gene encoding ketol-acid reductoisomerase, protein MKVFYDKDCDLSLIKGKTVAIIGYGSQGHAHAQNLNDSGVKVVVGLRKGGASWDKVGKAGLNVLEVNDAVKAADVVMILLPDEQIAEVYNNNVAPNIKQGASLAFAHGFNVHYNQVIPRADLDVWMVAPKAPGHTVRNTYTQGGGVPHLVAVHQDKTGKARDLALSYAMANGGGKAGIIETNFKEETETDLFGEQAVLCGGAVELIKMGYETLVEAGYAPEMAYFECLHELKLIVDLIYEGGIANMNYSISNNAEYGEYVTGPEVINEQSRVAMRNALKRIQNGEYAKMFISEGRTNYPSMTARRRNTADHSIEVVGAQLRAMMPWIAKNKLVDQTRN, encoded by the coding sequence ATGAAAGTTTTCTACGACAAAGACTGTGACCTGTCCCTGATCAAGGGCAAGACCGTGGCCATCATCGGCTACGGCAGCCAGGGCCACGCCCATGCGCAAAACCTGAACGACAGCGGCGTGAAGGTCGTGGTCGGCCTGCGCAAGGGCGGCGCCTCGTGGGACAAGGTCGGCAAAGCGGGACTGAACGTTCTGGAAGTGAACGACGCCGTGAAGGCCGCCGACGTGGTCATGATCCTGTTGCCCGACGAGCAGATCGCCGAGGTCTACAACAACAACGTGGCGCCCAACATCAAGCAAGGCGCTTCGCTGGCGTTCGCCCACGGCTTCAACGTGCATTACAACCAGGTTATCCCGCGCGCCGATCTGGACGTGTGGATGGTCGCGCCCAAGGCCCCTGGCCACACCGTGCGCAACACGTACACGCAAGGCGGCGGCGTGCCCCACCTGGTGGCGGTACACCAGGACAAGACCGGCAAGGCGCGTGACCTGGCCCTGTCCTATGCCATGGCCAACGGTGGCGGCAAGGCTGGCATCATCGAAACCAACTTCAAGGAAGAGACCGAGACCGACTTGTTCGGCGAACAAGCCGTGTTGTGCGGTGGCGCGGTCGAGTTGATCAAGATGGGTTACGAGACGCTAGTGGAAGCGGGCTATGCACCCGAAATGGCCTACTTCGAGTGCCTGCACGAACTCAAGCTCATCGTCGACCTGATCTACGAAGGCGGCATCGCCAACATGAACTACTCGATCTCGAACAACGCCGAATACGGCGAGTACGTGACGGGTCCCGAGGTGATCAACGAGCAGTCGCGCGTGGCCATGCGCAACGCGCTCAAGCGCATCCAGAACGGTGAATACGCCAAGATGTTCATCAGCGAAGGCCGCACGAACTACCCCTCGATGACCGCACGCCGTCGTAACACGGCCGATCACAGCATCGAAGTGGTGGGTGCCCAACTGCGCGCCATGATGCCCTGGATCGCCAAGAACAAGCTGGTGGACCAGACGCGCAACTGA
- the ilvN gene encoding acetolactate synthase small subunit, which produces MKHIIAVLLENEPGALSRVVGLFSARGYNIESLTVAPTEDPSLSRMTIQTTGSDDVIEQITKHLNRLIEVVKVVDLTEGAYTERELMMVKVRAVGKEREEMKRMADIFRGRIIDVTEKSYTIELTGDQGKNDAFLEAIDRSAILETVRTGASGIGRGERILRV; this is translated from the coding sequence ATGAAACACATCATTGCTGTCTTGCTGGAGAACGAACCCGGCGCCTTGTCGCGCGTGGTGGGACTCTTCTCCGCCCGTGGTTACAACATCGAATCGCTCACGGTGGCGCCCACCGAAGACCCGAGCCTCTCGCGCATGACGATCCAGACCACGGGGTCGGACGATGTCATTGAGCAGATCACCAAGCACCTGAACCGCCTGATCGAAGTCGTCAAGGTGGTCGACCTCACCGAAGGCGCCTACACCGAGCGCGAGCTCATGATGGTGAAGGTGCGTGCGGTGGGCAAGGAGCGCGAGGAAATGAAGCGCATGGCCGACATCTTCCGCGGTCGCATCATCGACGTGACCGAGAAGAGTTACACCATCGAACTCACGGGCGACCAGGGCAAGAACGACGCCTTCCTGGAGGCTATCGACCGCTCGGCCATTCTCGAAACCGTGCGCACCGGTGCCAGCGGCATCGGCCGAGGTGAGAGAATCCTGCGCGTTTGA
- a CDS encoding acetolactate synthase 3 catalytic subunit has translation MEISKAELASAAAAQSGTGAAPQDLRGAEILVKALQAEQVKYIWGYPGGAVLHIYDAFYKQDTIQHVLVRHEQAAVHAADGYARATGDVGVALVTSGPGLTNAVTGIATAYMDSIPMVIISGQVPTAAIGLDAFQECDTVGITRPIVKHNFLVKDARDMAAVMKKAFHIARTGRPGPVVVDIPKDVSFNKVPYHGYPESVEMRSYNPVRKGHGGQIRKALQLLLTAKRPYIYTGGGVLLGNATQELRTLVDMLGYPVTNTLMGLGAYPASDRKFLGMLGMHGTIEANNAMQNCDVLLAVGARFDDRVIGNPKHFAQNERKIIHIDIDPSSISKRVKVDVPIVGDVKDVLTELINMVRENASRPDEKALGEWWKTIEAWRSRDCLKYDRGNQDVIKPQYVIETLWNMTKDADAYITSDVGQHQMWAAQYYRFDEPRRWINSGGLGTMGVGIPYAMGIKLAKPDAEVFTITGEGSVQMNIQELSTCFQYKTPIKICSLNNRYLGMVRQWQELDYEGRYSHSYMDALPDFVKLAEAYGHVGMLIEKPQDVEPALREARKLKDRTVFMDFRTDPTENVFPMVQAGKGITEMLLGSEDL, from the coding sequence ATGGAAATCAGCAAGGCCGAACTGGCCTCGGCTGCCGCCGCCCAGTCGGGTACAGGCGCAGCCCCCCAAGACCTCCGCGGCGCAGAAATCCTCGTCAAGGCCCTCCAGGCCGAGCAGGTGAAGTACATCTGGGGCTACCCCGGTGGTGCTGTGCTGCACATCTACGACGCTTTCTACAAGCAGGACACCATCCAGCACGTGCTGGTGCGCCACGAGCAGGCGGCAGTGCACGCGGCCGACGGCTATGCGCGCGCCACCGGTGACGTGGGCGTGGCCCTGGTCACCTCCGGCCCGGGCCTGACGAATGCCGTGACCGGCATCGCCACCGCCTACATGGACAGCATTCCGATGGTCATCATCTCCGGCCAGGTGCCCACGGCCGCGATCGGTCTGGACGCCTTCCAGGAGTGCGACACCGTCGGCATCACGCGCCCCATCGTCAAGCACAACTTCCTGGTGAAGGATGCGCGCGACATGGCCGCGGTGATGAAAAAGGCCTTTCACATCGCGCGCACTGGCCGTCCCGGTCCCGTGGTGGTGGATATCCCGAAGGACGTGTCGTTCAACAAGGTGCCATACCACGGCTACCCCGAGTCGGTTGAAATGCGCTCGTACAACCCCGTGCGCAAAGGCCATGGCGGCCAGATCCGCAAGGCCCTGCAACTGCTGCTGACGGCGAAACGGCCCTACATCTACACCGGCGGCGGCGTGCTGCTGGGCAATGCCACCCAGGAGCTGCGCACCTTGGTGGACATGCTGGGCTACCCGGTCACCAACACCTTGATGGGACTGGGCGCGTACCCCGCGTCGGACCGCAAGTTCCTCGGCATGCTGGGCATGCACGGCACGATCGAAGCCAACAACGCCATGCAGAACTGCGACGTGTTGCTGGCCGTGGGCGCGCGCTTTGACGACCGGGTGATCGGCAACCCCAAGCACTTCGCGCAGAACGAGCGCAAGATCATCCACATCGACATCGACCCTTCGAGCATCTCCAAGCGCGTCAAGGTCGATGTGCCCATCGTCGGCGACGTCAAGGACGTGCTGACCGAGCTGATCAACATGGTGCGCGAGAACGCCTCGCGTCCTGATGAGAAGGCGTTGGGCGAATGGTGGAAGACCATCGAGGCCTGGCGCTCCAGGGACTGCCTGAAGTACGACCGTGGCAACCAGGACGTCATCAAGCCCCAGTACGTGATCGAAACGCTCTGGAACATGACCAAGGATGCCGACGCCTACATCACGTCCGACGTCGGTCAGCACCAGATGTGGGCGGCGCAGTACTACCGCTTCGACGAACCACGCCGCTGGATCAACTCCGGAGGCCTGGGCACCATGGGCGTGGGCATTCCCTATGCCATGGGCATCAAGCTGGCCAAACCGGACGCCGAGGTGTTCACCATTACCGGCGAAGGCTCGGTGCAGATGAACATCCAGGAACTGTCCACCTGCTTCCAGTACAAGACGCCGATCAAGATCTGCTCGTTGAACAACCGCTACCTCGGCATGGTGCGGCAGTGGCAGGAGCTGGACTACGAAGGCCGTTACAGCCACAGCTACATGGACGCCTTGCCCGATTTCGTGAAGCTTGCCGAGGCCTATGGCCACGTCGGCATGCTGATCGAAAAGCCGCAGGACGTGGAGCCGGCACTGCGCGAGGCGCGCAAGCTCAAGGACCGCACCGTGTTCATGGACTTCCGCACCGACCCCACGGAGAACGTGTTCCCCATGGTCCAGGCCGGTAAAGGCATCACCGAGATGCTGCTGGGTTCCGAGGACCTGTAA
- a CDS encoding RDD family protein, producing MTEHPPDNRPALTAPSLRRRMACWLYEGMLMFGVVFIAGYLFSTLTQTRHALDNRHAQQAFLFVVFGIYFTWFWAKGQTLAMKTWHIRVVDRHGQALTQSRALLRYLLSWLWLLPPLAVSGLFKLAGGELTVLLIGWIVIWALLSRFHPQRQFLHDALAGTRLVHHLSPAKR from the coding sequence ATGACCGAACACCCACCCGACAACCGCCCTGCGCTGACGGCGCCCTCCCTGCGCCGGCGCATGGCGTGCTGGCTCTACGAAGGCATGCTGATGTTCGGCGTTGTCTTCATCGCGGGCTATCTGTTCTCCACCCTTACCCAGACCCGCCACGCGCTGGACAACCGCCACGCCCAGCAGGCCTTTCTGTTCGTGGTGTTCGGCATCTACTTCACCTGGTTCTGGGCCAAGGGCCAGACCCTGGCCATGAAGACCTGGCACATCCGCGTCGTCGACCGCCACGGCCAGGCCCTGACCCAGTCCCGCGCCTTGCTGCGCTACCTGCTGTCCTGGCTCTGGCTGCTACCGCCCTTGGCCGTCTCGGGGCTCTTCAAACTGGCCGGCGGCGAACTCACCGTGTTGCTGATCGGCTGGATCGTGATCTGGGCCCTGCTCTCGCGCTTTCATCCGCAGCGACAATTCCTCCACGACGCGCTGGCCGGCACACGGCTGGTGCACCATCTCTCACCCGCCAAGCGATGA
- a CDS encoding diacylglycerol kinase, with translation MTARPDQEPVDAQKRRTGLSRIAHAFGYSVAGLRAGWGETAFRQEALAAVILVPTAFWLGNTWVETALLIASVVAVMVVELLNTGIETAIDRIGPEWHNLSKRAKDMGSAAVLLSLLLCGGIWLAALWARWA, from the coding sequence ATGACCGCACGCCCCGACCAGGAACCGGTAGACGCCCAAAAGCGGCGCACGGGCCTCTCCCGCATCGCCCACGCCTTCGGCTACTCCGTGGCGGGCCTGCGCGCGGGCTGGGGCGAAACCGCCTTCCGCCAGGAGGCCCTGGCGGCCGTCATATTGGTTCCCACCGCATTCTGGCTGGGCAACACGTGGGTGGAAACCGCGTTGTTGATCGCCTCCGTGGTGGCGGTGATGGTGGTGGAGCTGCTCAACACCGGCATCGAAACGGCCATCGACCGCATCGGCCCCGAATGGCACAACCTGTCCAAGCGCGCCAAGGACATGGGCAGCGCCGCTGTGCTCCTGAGCCTGCTGCTGTGCGGCGGCATCTGGCTGGCCGCCCTGTGGGCGCGCTGGGCCTGA
- a CDS encoding TIGR00730 family Rossman fold protein, which translates to MTTPAFSLCVYCGSRPGVDPAFAEVARATGTWIGSHGGQLVYGGGRNGLMGLLSEATLKAGGRVVGIIPKALVEKEWADDRCTELHVVDTMHERKRMMAEKADAFLALPGGIGTFEEFFEVWTWRQLGYHDKPVGLLNVAGYYDGLMTFLRTGVEQAFMNAWQMDLIRVGSDLSSLLPELVQSAGLSPEPRIEAI; encoded by the coding sequence ATGACCACTCCCGCCTTTTCCCTCTGCGTGTATTGCGGCTCCCGCCCGGGTGTCGACCCGGCTTTTGCCGAAGTGGCCCGCGCCACCGGCACCTGGATCGGATCGCATGGGGGCCAGTTGGTCTATGGGGGCGGCCGCAACGGCCTCATGGGCCTGCTCTCCGAGGCCACGCTGAAGGCCGGCGGACGCGTGGTCGGCATCATTCCCAAGGCACTGGTCGAGAAGGAATGGGCCGACGACCGCTGCACCGAACTGCACGTGGTCGACACCATGCACGAGCGCAAACGCATGATGGCCGAGAAGGCCGATGCGTTTCTGGCACTGCCCGGTGGCATCGGTACGTTCGAGGAGTTTTTCGAGGTCTGGACCTGGCGCCAGCTCGGCTACCACGACAAACCCGTGGGCCTGCTCAACGTGGCAGGTTACTACGACGGCCTGATGACCTTCCTGCGCACCGGCGTCGAACAGGCGTTCATGAACGCGTGGCAGATGGACCTGATCCGCGTGGGCTCGGACCTCTCCAGCCTGCTGCCCGAACTGGTGCAATCGGCCGGGCTCTCGCCCGAGCCGCGCATCGAGGCGATCTGA
- a CDS encoding P-II family nitrogen regulator, producing MKQITAVIKPFKLEEVREALAEQGVTGLTVTEVKGFGRQKGHTELYRGAEYVVDFLPKVKIEVVVKSDDVDRCVDAIIRAARTGKIGDGKIFVTEVERVVRIRTGEQDETAV from the coding sequence ATGAAGCAAATCACCGCCGTCATCAAACCGTTCAAGCTCGAAGAGGTGCGCGAGGCTCTGGCCGAGCAGGGCGTGACCGGCTTGACCGTGACGGAGGTCAAGGGCTTTGGCCGCCAGAAGGGCCACACCGAGCTCTACCGCGGTGCCGAATACGTGGTCGACTTCCTGCCCAAGGTCAAGATCGAGGTGGTGGTGAAGTCCGACGACGTGGACCGCTGTGTCGACGCGATCATCCGCGCAGCGCGCACCGGCAAGATCGGTGACGGCAAGATCTTCGTGACGGAAGTGGAGCGCGTGGTGCGCATCCGCACCGGCGAGCAGGACGAAACGGCGGTCTGA
- a CDS encoding NAD+ synthase — protein sequence MTLSICVAQLNFVVGDMVGNAQKIVDAATQAYGRGVRLLLTPELAVCGYAAEDLFLRPAFIDACDDALKVVASGTAHLKGLHIVVGHPARAAGVAVERRERSVAVSCLHNAASVLCEGRVIHTYAKRELPNYQVFDERRYFVPGHGACVIVVEGVRVGLLICEDAWFDVPAADAKAAGAEVLAVINASPFHAGKGGEREATMRERVRATGLPLVYAHLVGGQDEIVFEGRSFVLGADGALAGRAVSFEETLFDVAFARHGAGWQIAAETDRAHSPEADLWHALVLGVRDYLGKNGFPGAILGLSGGIDSALVLAIAVDALGKDKVRTVMMPSPYTADISWIDARDMAERLGVRYDEIAIAPQFEAFKASLANEFAGLPEDTTEENLQARIRGTLLMALSNKFGSIVLTTGNKSEMATGYCTLYGDMAGGFAVIKDVAKTMVFKLARWRNAHDPYGTGANPIPERIITRPPSAELRPDQKDQDSLPEYAVLDAIIERYMENDQSPESIVAAGFERADVDKVVRLIRINEYKRRQAPVGIRVTHRSFGKDWRYPITSKYRA from the coding sequence ATGACTCTCTCCATTTGCGTGGCCCAGCTCAATTTCGTGGTGGGCGACATGGTGGGCAATGCCCAAAAAATCGTCGATGCCGCCACGCAGGCTTATGGGCGCGGCGTGCGCCTGCTGCTCACGCCGGAACTGGCGGTGTGCGGTTACGCGGCCGAAGACCTGTTCCTGCGGCCCGCTTTCATCGACGCCTGCGATGATGCCCTCAAAGTGGTGGCCAGCGGTACGGCGCATCTCAAAGGCCTGCACATCGTGGTGGGACATCCGGCGCGCGCCGCGGGCGTGGCGGTGGAACGGCGCGAGCGCAGCGTGGCCGTGTCTTGCTTGCACAACGCGGCGAGCGTGCTGTGCGAGGGCCGCGTGATCCATACCTATGCCAAGCGCGAACTGCCCAACTACCAGGTGTTCGACGAACGCCGCTATTTCGTGCCCGGTCATGGCGCTTGTGTGATCGTCGTGGAAGGTGTGCGCGTGGGTTTGCTGATCTGCGAAGACGCCTGGTTCGACGTGCCCGCGGCCGACGCGAAAGCCGCCGGCGCCGAGGTGCTCGCGGTCATCAACGCCTCCCCCTTCCATGCCGGCAAGGGCGGCGAGCGTGAAGCCACCATGCGCGAGCGTGTGCGCGCCACGGGCCTGCCGCTGGTCTACGCCCACCTGGTGGGCGGGCAGGACGAGATCGTGTTCGAAGGCCGCAGCTTCGTGCTGGGGGCCGATGGCGCGCTTGCGGGCCGTGCGGTGAGCTTTGAAGAAACCTTGTTCGACGTGGCCTTCGCGCGGCACGGTGCGGGCTGGCAGATTGCCGCCGAGACCGACCGCGCGCACAGTCCCGAGGCCGATCTCTGGCACGCACTGGTGCTGGGCGTGCGCGACTACCTGGGCAAGAACGGTTTTCCCGGCGCGATCCTCGGCCTGTCGGGGGGCATCGATTCGGCGCTCGTGCTGGCGATCGCGGTCGATGCCTTGGGCAAGGACAAGGTGCGCACGGTGATGATGCCCTCGCCCTACACGGCGGACATTTCCTGGATCGACGCGCGCGACATGGCCGAGCGCCTGGGTGTGCGCTACGACGAGATCGCGATTGCGCCGCAGTTCGAAGCGTTCAAGGCCAGCCTGGCCAACGAGTTCGCCGGTTTGCCCGAAGACACGACCGAAGAAAACCTGCAGGCGCGCATCCGCGGCACCTTGCTCATGGCCTTGTCCAACAAGTTCGGCAGCATCGTGCTGACCACCGGCAACAAGAGCGAGATGGCCACCGGCTACTGCACGCTGTACGGCGACATGGCGGGCGGTTTCGCGGTCATCAAGGACGTGGCCAAGACCATGGTGTTCAAGCTGGCGCGCTGGCGCAATGCACACGATCCGTACGGCACCGGGGCCAACCCGATCCCAGAGCGCATCATCACGCGCCCGCCTAGCGCGGAATTGCGACCCGACCAGAAGGACCAGGACAGCCTGCCCGAATACGCCGTGCTCGACGCCATCATCGAGCGCTACATGGAGAACGACCAGAGCCCCGAGAGCATCGTGGCAGCGGGTTTCGAGCGTGCCGACGTGGACAAGGTGGTGCGCCTCATCCGCATCAACGAGTACAAGCGCCGGCAAGCGCCTGTGGGCATTCGCGTGACGCACCGCAGCTTCGGCAAGGACTGGCGTTATCCGATCACCAGCAAGTACCGCGCTTGA
- a CDS encoding GNAT family N-acetyltransferase: MAEIDYVTRVFVSPREIDAHAWNALLALQTDPSPFVRHEYLSALHDSGSANASTGWQPQFLTLWHGEALHAACPMYLKSHSYGEYVFDWAWANAYEQHGMRYYPKALVAVPFTPVPGARLLARDATARAALVRALIDRARDEKLSSLHLLFAQPQDIAACEAAGLMLRHTVQFHWQNEDAHSGAPFRDFDHFLASLQQEKRKKIRQERRKVFDAGVRFRSARGKDISDADWDFFYRCYERTYLEHGNAPYLSRDFFHRMAQSMPENWLLFVAEFDGRAIACSLIGIDSATLTAYGRYWGALERVDCLHFEACYYQPLIWCILNGFARFEGGAQGEHKMARALLPVKTTSAHWLAHPAFADAVDRFLQREGQGIGEYLDHLALRNPFKAEP, encoded by the coding sequence TTGGCTGAAATCGATTATGTCACCCGGGTCTTCGTGTCGCCGCGCGAGATCGACGCGCACGCGTGGAATGCCTTGCTCGCGCTGCAGACCGATCCGAGTCCCTTCGTGCGGCACGAGTATCTGAGCGCCCTGCACGACAGCGGCAGTGCCAACGCAAGCACCGGCTGGCAGCCGCAGTTCCTGACGCTGTGGCATGGCGAAGCGCTGCACGCGGCCTGCCCCATGTACCTCAAGAGCCATTCGTACGGCGAGTACGTGTTCGACTGGGCCTGGGCCAACGCCTACGAGCAGCATGGCATGCGCTACTACCCCAAGGCGCTGGTCGCGGTGCCGTTCACGCCGGTACCCGGAGCGCGCCTGCTGGCGCGTGACGCCACGGCGCGAGCCGCTCTCGTGCGCGCACTGATCGATCGCGCACGCGATGAGAAACTCTCCTCCCTACACCTGCTGTTCGCGCAGCCGCAGGACATCGCCGCCTGCGAAGCCGCCGGACTGATGCTGCGCCACACCGTGCAGTTCCACTGGCAGAACGAAGACGCCCACAGCGGCGCGCCGTTCCGCGATTTCGACCATTTCCTCGCCAGTCTGCAGCAGGAAAAGCGCAAGAAGATCCGGCAGGAGCGGCGCAAGGTGTTCGATGCCGGCGTGCGTTTCCGCTCGGCGCGCGGCAAAGACATTTCCGATGCCGACTGGGACTTCTTCTACCGCTGCTACGAGCGCACCTACCTCGAACACGGCAATGCACCCTACCTCAGCCGCGATTTCTTCCACCGCATGGCGCAGAGCATGCCGGAGAACTGGCTGCTCTTCGTCGCCGAATTCGATGGCCGCGCCATCGCCTGCAGCCTGATCGGCATCGACAGCGCCACGCTCACCGCCTACGGGCGCTACTGGGGCGCGCTGGAGCGGGTGGATTGCCTGCACTTCGAGGCCTGCTACTACCAGCCATTGATCTGGTGCATCCTGAACGGCTTCGCGCGCTTCGAAGGTGGCGCACAAGGCGAACACAAGATGGCGCGTGCCCTGCTCCCGGTGAAGACCACCAGCGCGCACTGGCTGGCACACCCGGCGTTCGCGGATGCGGTCGACCGTTTCCTGCAACGCGAAGGCCAGGGCATCGGGGAGTACCTCGACCACCTGGCCTTGCGCAATCCGTTCAAGGCAGAGCCTTGA
- the ppa gene encoding inorganic diphosphatase, with translation MALDNVTPGKNVPDSFNVIIEIPMNADPIKYEVDKETGAIFVDRFMSTAMHYPTNYGYVPKTISGDGDPVDVLVITPVPLIPGVVVPCRAIGILKMQDEAGEDGKVLAVPTDKILSIYTQWQKPEDLNPMRLNTIQHFFEHYKDLEPGKWVKVLGWEGKDAAHQEILDGIANYEKAQKA, from the coding sequence ATGGCTCTCGACAACGTCACTCCAGGCAAAAACGTGCCCGACTCGTTCAACGTGATCATCGAAATCCCGATGAACGCCGATCCGATCAAGTACGAGGTGGACAAGGAAACCGGTGCGATCTTCGTGGACCGCTTCATGAGCACCGCCATGCACTACCCGACCAACTACGGCTACGTGCCCAAAACCATCTCGGGCGACGGCGACCCGGTGGACGTGCTGGTGATCACCCCCGTGCCGCTGATCCCTGGCGTGGTCGTGCCCTGCCGTGCGATCGGCATCCTGAAGATGCAGGATGAGGCCGGTGAAGACGGCAAGGTGCTGGCCGTGCCGACCGACAAGATCCTGTCGATCTACACCCAGTGGCAGAAGCCCGAGGACCTGAACCCGATGCGGTTGAACACCATCCAGCACTTCTTTGAGCACTACAAGGACCTGGAGCCGGGCAAGTGGGTGAAGGTGCTGGGCTGGGAAGGCAAGGACGCCGCTCACCAGGAGATCCTGGACGGCATCGCGAACTACGAGAAGGCCCAGAAGGCCTGA